The Paramixta manurensis region TGTTCAGCGTCAGGCAATGGGGATGGATTTTAGCTGGCAGGTAGCCGCACAGGCTTACCGCGATCTCTATCAACGCTTGCTGTAACCAGAACTTGGGATACTAGTTTATGAATGCACCTTTCACCTACGCCTCTCCCACACTGACGGTAGAAGCATTGAAACACTCCATTGCCTACAAACTGATGTTTACGCTTGGCAAAGATCCCTCGGCCGCCAACAAACATGAATGGCTGAACGCCGCGCTATTGGCGGTGCGCGACCGGATGGTTGAACGCTGGTTACGTTCGAATCGCGCCCAACTGTCGCAGGATGTGCGGCAGGTCTATTACCTTTCGATGGAGTTTTTGGTGGGGCGTACGCTTTCCAACGCACTCTTGGCGATGGGGATCTACGACGATCTGAATAACGCACTGGAAGAGATGGGGCTAAATTTAGCGGATCTGATGGAGGAGGAGAGCGACCCTGGTTTAGGGAATGGTGGCTTAGGGCGATTAGCCGCCTGTTTTCTCGATTCGCTGGCGACGCTGGGTTTACCAGGGCGTGGCTATGGTATTCGTTACGATTACGGCATGTTTAAACAAAATATTATTGACGGACGGCAGGCCGAATCGCCGGATTACTGGATGGAATATGGTAATCCGTGGGAGTTTCAGCGGTTTAATAACCGTTATAAGGTGCGTTTTGGCGGGCGTATTCAACATGAAGGCACCCATAAAATCCGCTGGGTGGAAACCGAAGAAGTCCAGGCAATGGCCTATGATCAGATTATCCCCGGCTTTGATACCGATGCCGCCAATACGTTGCGGCTCTGGAGCGCGCAGGCGAGTAATGAAATCAACCTCGGGAAATTTAATCAAGGCGACTATTTTGCCGCGGTAGAAGATAAAAACCATTCGGAAAACGTCTCGCGGGTGCTCTACCCGGATGATTCAACCTACTCCGGGCGAGAATTACGCTTACGCCAGGAGTACTTTCTGGTTTCCGCTACCGTACAGGATATTTTGACCCGCCACTGGACGATGCATCAGACGTTCGACAATCTTGCGGATAAAATTGCCATTCACTTAAATGATACCCATCCGGTTTTAGCCATCCCTGAACTGATGCGGCTCTTGGTGGATGAACATAAGTTCACCTGGGATGATGCGTTCGAAGTGACCTGCCAGGTATTTTCCTATACCAACCATACGTTAATGAGCGAAGCGTTGGAGACGTGGCCGGTGGATATGATTGGTAAGATCTTGCCACGGCATTTGCAGATTATTTTCGATATCAATGACTATTTTCTGAAGACGATTCAGGAACACTATCCCGATGACTGGGATCTGTTGTCACGCATCTCAATCATTGATGAAAATAACGGGCGCCAGGTGCGTATGGCCTGGCTGGCTGTGGTGATCAGCCACAAAGTAAATGGCGTTTCCGAACTGCACTCCAACTTAATGGTGCAATCATTATTTGCCGATTTCGCTCGCCTGTTCCCGGGACGGTTCTGCAATAAAACCAACGGGGTGACGCCACGGCGCTGGCTGGCGCTGGCTAACCCGTCGCTCTCAGGCGTGTTGGATGAGACCATTGGGCGTACCTGGCGGACCGATCTTAGCCAGTTGGCGGAGATCAAACCGCAAATTGATTTTCCCGCGTTTATTGAGCAAGTGGCCGAGGCCAAGCTGGAGAATAAAAAACGGCTGGCGGAATGGGTGGCGAAGAACCTTGATATTGTGCTTGAACCGCATGCGCTGTTCGATGTGCAGATCAAACGCATCCATGAGTACAAACGCCAGTTGCTTAACGTTTTACATGTGATTACGCGCTATAACCGCATTAAAGCCGATCCCGATGCGGATTGGGTGCCACGGGTGAATATTTTCGCCGGTAAAGCCGCTTCGGCTTACTATATGGCGAAACATATTATTCATTTAATTAACGATGTGGCGAAGGTGATCAATAGCGACCCACAGGTGAAGAATAAGCTGAAGGTGGTGTTTATTCCCAACTACGGTGTCAGCATTGCCCAGGTGATTATTCCTGCCGCAGACTTGTCGGAACAAATTTCATTGGCCGGTACTGAGGCATCGGGCACCAGTAATATGAAGTTTGCCCTCAACGGCGCGTTAACCATCGGTACGCTGGATGGCGCGAATGTCGAAATGCGCGAACATGTTGGCGAGGAGAATATCTTCATTTTCGGTAATACCACGCCTGAGGTGGAGGCGCTGCGGCAGAATGGCTATAACGCTCGCCAATATTACGAAGAAGATGAAGAACTACGTCTGGCGCTAACCCAAATCGCTACCGGCGTATTCAGCCCGCAGGAGCCAGGGCGTTATCGGAATATTTTTGATTCGCTGGTGAATTTGGGCGATCACTACCAGTTATTGGCGGATTATCGGAGCTATGTAGATACGCAAGATAAAGTGGATGCGCTTTATCGCCAGCCGGAGGAGTGGCAGCGGCGCGCCGCGCTCAATATTGCCAATATGGGGTACTTCTCTTCGGACCGGACCATTCAAGAGTATGCCGATGAGATTTGGCATATTTCGCCGATCAGGTTATAACCTGCGACCTTAAGCATGAAAAAGGGAGCCAAAAGGCTCCCTTTTCTTATTTGTACTAGGATGCCAGAGACAGTGAAGGTTTCTTACCGTGCGTTTCCAGCCATGCGGCGATGCGAGATTGTTGTGCTTCATCCAGCCACATACCCTGCTTAGTACGGCGCCAAATGGCATCATCCAGTTTGCGTACCCATTCGTATTGTACCAGGTAACGCAGTTCCGCTTCGTAAAAGTCGTGGCCGAAATTTTCTCCTAAATCTTCAAGGCTTTTCGCCTCTTTGAGAAAAAGCTCGCTATTACTACCGTAGGTTCGGGCGAAATGACGCGCCATGCCTTCGGTAATAAACGGATAACGGCGGCGCAGGCTGGCGGCATAATCTTCGCGCGTACCGGCAATATCCCCACCGGGCAGCACGCAGCTTTTGGTCCAGGCCGGACCTGCGTTGGGGTAATATTTAGCCAGTTTTTCCATAGCATGTTCCGCCAGTTTCCGGTAGGTAGTCAATTTGCCGCCGAACACTGATAACAACGGAGCTTGACCACTTTCATCATGCACATCCAGCGTGTAATCACGCGTAATGGCTTGCGGCGAATCGGATTCATCGTCACACAGCGGGCGCACGCCGGAATAGCTCCAGACAATATCATCGCGCGTCAAAACCTGCTTAAAGTGGGCGTTATACACTTGCAGCAGATAGTCGGTTTCCTTATCGTCGATCTGCACATTCTGTGGGTCGCCTTTATATTCCACATCGGTGGTACCGATAATGGAAAACTCATCCATCCACGGGATCACAAACACAATACGATGATCTTCGTTTTGCAGAATGTACGCTTGTTTCTGCGTATGAACGCGCGGAACCACGATATGGCTGCCTTTAATCAGGCGAATGCCGTATGGCGACTTCAGTTTTAGGTTGTCATCAAAAAGCTGTTTAACCCATGGCCCTGCCGCGTTGACCAGGCCCTTTGCACGCCAGGTAAATGTCTTGCCGCTATCAATATCCTCGGCTTCAACTACCCAAATGCCAGCTTCGCGCCAGGCGCGCGTGACACGGGTACGGGTGCGTACTTCGCCACCTTGTTTCACCACTTCCTGTGCGTTGAGAACCACCAGGCGCGCATCATCCACCCAGCAGTCAGAATATTCGAAACCGCGCACAATCTCAGGTTTAAGTACCGAATCCGCGCCAAAACGCAAGCCCTTGCTACCCGGCAAACTGGTGCGTTTCCCTAAGTGATCGTACATAAACAGGCCAATACGGATCATCCATGCCGGACGTAAATGTGGACGATGGGGCAAACGGAAGCGCATTGGGAATGCAATGTGCGGCGCCATTTTTAGCAGTACTTCACGTTCAGCCAGCGCTTCACTGACCAGACGAAATTCGTAGTGTTCCAGGTAGCGTAAGCCGCCATGAATCAGTTTTGAGCTGGCAGAAGAGGTCGCGCAAGCCAGGTCCTGCGCCTCAAGCATCAGCACTGACAGCCCGCGTCCTGCGGCATCGGCCGCAATACCGGCACCGTTTATACCGCCGCCGATCACGATCAGATCTTTGGTTTCCACGTCATCTCCTTCGATGTTCGGAATCGTTCATTAATGTTCGTTTTCGAGCATTATATTAATCATAAACCAACATTGACGCCAGCGTTAACCGAATAAAAACATTTATGCGTGATGTAGGTAACATTAATCAACGAATAAAGGTGAATAGCCTTTGCATTTGCCGGGTTATTGCACGCCCGCTTCAGGGTACAATGCGGCTTATTTTCCGCGTGGCGATGAGGAAACCATGGAACAATTTGAATGTATTAGCGCACAGCAGGCGCAGGCCCATTTACAGCAGGGGCAGGCAATCCTGGTGGATATTCGCGATCCGCAAAGTTTTGAAGCGGCGCATGCGAGCGGCGCTTTCCATCTCACCAATGGTTCGCTGAATAATTTTCTGCAGCAGACCGATTTTGAGACGCCGGTGCTGGTAATGTGCTATCACGGCAATAGCAGTAAGGGCGCGGCGCAATATTTGATCGGGCAGGGGTTTGAACAGGTGTACAGCATTGATGGCGGCTTTGATGCCTGGCGTGCGCAGTTTCCGCAACTGGTTGAATCAGAACTAAGTTAATCCATTATACTGGGCGCCATGTTTCTACTACGTAATTAGAAGGCGGCATGCGCAATGAGGCGTATCACTGATTTTACCAATCCACGTTTGGCGCAGGCGTTTGTTGACTATATGGCAACACGCGGCGTCAAATTACATCTTGAGCAACAGCAGCATTACACGGTTTGGCTTGACGACGAATCGAAAGCGGAATTGGTCGAAAACGAACTCGCGCAGTTTATTCGCGATCCGTTTCATCCGCGTTATCAGGCCGCCAGTTGGCAAACCGGCAATACTGCAGGCGGGCTACGCTACCCGCGCTCATCAGTGATGGCGAACATTCGGGAACGGGCTGGTCCGCTGACCTTAACCATCATTTTTGCCTGCATAGTGGTTTATATTTTGATGCAGGTGGTGGGCGATCGGACGGTGATGTACTGGCTGGCCTGGCCGAATGGTAGCACGCAATATTTCCAAATCTGGCGCTGGTTTAGCCACGCGTTATTACATTTCTCTCTGTTACATATCGTGTTTAACTTGCTGTGGTGGTGGTATATCGGCGGGGCGGTGGAGAAACGTCTCGGCAGCGGGAAACTGTTCGTGATTACGTTGGTTTCCGCCTTGTTAAGTGGCTGGCTGCAGGCGAAATTTAGCGGTATTTGGTTCGGCGGACTATCCGGCGTAGTGTATGCGCTGATGGGGTATGCGTGGTTACGGGGAGAGCGCGATCCCGAAAGCGGGATTTTTCTCGAGCGCGGCTTAATGGCTTTCGCTATTCTGTGGCTGGTCATTGGTTACTTTGGCGCATTTGGGTTGGCGATCGCCAATGCCGCGCATGTGGCAGGTTTAGTGGTTGGGCTGGCGATGGCGCTGGTTGACACTTATCATCTGAAACGCCGGTAACGTTGCCGCTAATTTGCGCCTGCTGACAGGCAAGGCTGCCCTGTCGCCAGGTTTCTCACGGTGAGCCTTGAGCGCTCGCCTTATTATAAGAATAGCGCCTTGCGTGCCGTTTACAGGAGAGTGATGTGAAGCAGACGCAACGTCATGATGCCATTATTGAGCTGGTTCGTCGTCAGGGTTATGTGAGTACTGAAGAATTGGTGGAGCATTTTGATGTCAGCCCGCAAACCATTCGACGTGATCTAAACGATCTGGCCGATCAGAACAAAATCCAACGTCATCACGGTGGCGCCGCGTTGCCTTCCAGCTCTGAAAATACCGCCTGGCAAGATCGTAAAATGATGTGGTCGGCGCAAAAAGCGCGCATCGCGCAGCGTGTTGCCAGCCAGATCCCTGATGGCGCCACACTGTTTATCGACATCGGTACCACGCCAGAGGCCGTAGCGCATGCGCTGATGAATCATAACAATCTCCGGGTAGTGACCAATAACCTCAATGTGGCGCTGCTCTTGATGTCCAAGCCTGACTTTCGGGTCATTATCGCCGGTGGCGAGGTCCGTACTCGCGACGGCGGGGTGATGGGGGAAGCCACCCTGGACTTTATCTCTCAGTTTCGTCTGGATTACGGCATTCTCGGGATCAGTGGAATTGATATGGATGGCTCATTGCTGGAGTTCGATTACCACGAGGTGCGCACCAAGCGCGCGATTATTGAGAATTCACGTTGTGTGATGTTGGTGACCGACCATTCGAAGTTTGGTCGTAATGCGATGGTTAACCTCGGTAATATGGATTTGATTGATTATCTGTTTACCGATGAAGTACCGCCAGCAGGCGTGATGAAGGTCATTGAGCAGCACGAAGTGCATTTAGAGTTGTGTTGAATCACTTGCCGGGGCCAGAGTTCGCTGGCCCCTTTGAGGTATATTAAGACGCGACGCCCATTCCCATTAGCCACAGCAGTTGCTGCGCCTGTTGTACCGCTTCCTGACGATGAACCACCCCCAGTTTTTGATACAGATTACGGATATGAGTTTTAATCGTGGTGGGCGCTACATCCAACTCCCCGGCGATTTGATCATTGCTATAGCCGGAGTAGATCAGGCCGAGCACCTGCCATTCGCGTTGGGTTAGTGGACTGGTGCGAATCAACTCCGGCACCTGCGGATGGGTCAGTAAACGGGTGACAAAACTCTCATCAAAATGCGCAAATTTGTGGCGATGATGCTGATTAATATCACGCAAAATACGCTGTGCGCGCCGTTGTTCCAGCTCCGGCAGCGTGTTGAGTTGCAACAACTGGCGTAACTGTTGCGCCATCGCCTCGCCCTCAATCACAAAATGGCTGACAAAGCCGGTACGATTAGCCAACGCTAACGCTTCAATCAGCGCCAGTTGTGCCGCACTTTTACGATCGGTTTGCCAGTACAACAGATTGAGCAGCAATAAATTCCGATTCAGATCGCTGACCAGGTTGAGGCGGCGAGCGTTTTCATTCAGTTCGTCCAGCACCACCTCGGCTTCGGCGAAGTGGCCCAGCAGGATCTGCGCTCGGGCGATGTTACGCCATTGCCCCTGTAGAAAGTGATTATCCGCATGATCCGGTTTGGGCGTCAGACGCAGCCAGTTGGCGGCGGCGGTTTTATCCTGTGTCATCTGCCAGTAAAGCACGCGCGATTTATCGGCATTGGTGACCCAATCACTGTGATACTGGCCGTTGCCTAACAAGTTTTCACAGCGAACCAGATGGCGACGCGCATTATCCATATCCCCACGCGCTAACGCACACTTCGCCAGCATTGCCAGGCATTGCAGTTGTTGTTGTGGCTGGAAGTTTGTTAGCACCCGCAACCCTTTGCGTGCGGCGGCTTCGGCATCGTCGAGATGTGACCATGACCAGAGTAATTGCGCCCGGATACGCAACAAAAACTCGTGCATCGGTAGCTGTTCAAGCCCTTCTTCGTTGATCAGCGTAAAGGCCTTTTCCTGGGTTTCCCAGGCGGTTTGTAAAAAGCCCTGCGCCAGCAAAATTTCGCTTTGTTGCAGTAACGCCCACAGCGCGTAATGGCAAATATCGTAGTGACGCGCCATGCGATCGGTTTGCTGCATCATCGACAGTGCCGCTTCGAGCTGGCCCTGACAGTGCAACACTTCTCCTTTAACCGAGGTGGCCACAATACGGCTGTAGTAATTCGCCAGCGGGAGCGTCGCCAACGCCTGGTTTGCCAGGCGCTCCGCCTCTTCCGGCTTACCGGCATTAATCGCGACCTGGGCGCGCAGCGCATCGAACTCGGCGCTGAGAATGGCATCAATCGCAATTTGCTGCATCGCCATCTCTTGCTCGGCACGCGCCAGCAGCATATTCACTTCACCATAACGGTGCTGACTTTGCGACAACCACGCCTGTAATAAAATCAGCCTTGGGTTCTCTACCAGCAACTGCCACGGCAGGGCTTTTAACCCCTCCTCCAGTAGTGCTAACTCACTGTGATTAAACAGTGACCAGGCATGATGCAGCAAAATATCACGCAGCAGTAACGTATCGTTCGCCGCTAACGCGTGATGAATAGCTTCGCCGGCAAAACCCAGCGCCATCCAGCCTTCTGCCGCGCTGCGGTGCAACTTTTTCTGTTCGCCGCCCATCTCCCACTGACAGCGCTGGCGTAGAAAACTGGCAAACAGTGGATGGAAGTTAAACCACTCGCCGCTATCATCCATACGCTGTAGAAACAGCCCCTGTCGTTCGGTCTCTTCCAGCCGTAATTGCGCGTTCTCTTCACCGGTAATGCGGGTAATTAGCGCATCATTCATTGAACGCAGCACCGAGCTACGTAGCAGGAAGTTACGTGTGGTTTCATCAACCGAATCCAACACCTCATCCACCAGATAATCAGAAAGGTGGCTGGCGTTGATTCCTGCCAGGCGCTGCGCTGATTGATGAGTGGGCGTATTAGATTGCCGGGCGGATAGGGCGATTAATTGCAGTGCGGTAGCCCAGCCCGCCACTTCATCACACAGACGTTGCGAATCATCGGCATCGATAGGACGTTGTAAACGGCAATCAAAAAAGCTTTTCGCCTCTTGATGCGTAAACGCCAGCGACTGGCTATTAATTTCAAGCAGTTGCTCACGTACCCGTAAATTGGCGATCCCCAATGAAGGAAGGTTACGCGACAAAATCACTAACGTCAGATTTTCTGGCTGGTGGCGGATAAAAAAGCGCATGGCCTGATGGATGGCATCGTTAGTGATCAGATGGTAGTCATCAATCACCAAAAAGAGGGGGCGATGCCAATCCGAAAGCTCGACAAAGAGTTGGGAGAAAAGCGCGCTTAGGCTGGCGTACTGGCGTTTTTGCGCCAACGCTTCGCTACGCGTGCAGTGCCCGCCGGTCGCCTGCTGCATCGCCGCCATAAAATAGGTTGCGAAACGTTCAGGATAATTATCGCTTTCATCCAGTGAATACCAACCTAGCTCACTTTGATCGGCGGCCCATTGCGCGATTAAAGTGGTTTTTCCATAGCCTGCCGGACTGGTGACCAGCGCCAGTCGATAATGTGTAATGTTCGCGAGCCTTGCAATCAAACGCTCCCGAACAATGGTGTTCTGAAGCCGGAGAGGACGGCTGAGTTTCGATGGTATCAGCATGGCTAACACTTCACTGTGTGATGTCAAAAAAGGAAACAAACAGAATTATTTTACGGCGTGTAATTAATTACTTTCCCCCTGTAGGGGGCGTAATGCAAGAAGGCTAACTCACCGTTATTCATTAAGTTGCACCTCATCACATTTCCTTATCTTTTTTTTACGTTTTGCAGCACTAGCATTAATGAATGTTTCAGCCATACTCACTATTACTCATCATTTTTTTAGGCGATCTTCGTCCTGCTCGCCGATGGTTAGCGAGATTAAGCGTCAATTGCGCCGGATTTACCTACCCTCCAGACTGTAAATGTTGGCTTTTTTTTTACATATTTTGTGCTCATCGTCGCCTGGCGATGAGCTTTTTTTCAGGTTGGCGTCTTAACTTAACAGTGTTGACGATCACATTTTCCGCTACGCCCTACGGCTCATCCCCACCTAATTTCTGTGCGGGAGGATGCCCGGTGAAAATTCCCCCGTCAGCATGTGCGCATTGATGTTTTCGCGAACCTATTCACTTACTAAAAGAGATTTGTATGTCGCAGCAAAAATTCAACAAGGCACGTTTTGAGGCAGCGGTGACACGACAATGGCAACATCTCGGACTGAGCGCCGCTTCAGAGATGACGCCTCATCAATGGTGGCAGGCGGTGAGC contains the following coding sequences:
- the glgP gene encoding glycogen phosphorylase gives rise to the protein MNAPFTYASPTLTVEALKHSIAYKLMFTLGKDPSAANKHEWLNAALLAVRDRMVERWLRSNRAQLSQDVRQVYYLSMEFLVGRTLSNALLAMGIYDDLNNALEEMGLNLADLMEEESDPGLGNGGLGRLAACFLDSLATLGLPGRGYGIRYDYGMFKQNIIDGRQAESPDYWMEYGNPWEFQRFNNRYKVRFGGRIQHEGTHKIRWVETEEVQAMAYDQIIPGFDTDAANTLRLWSAQASNEINLGKFNQGDYFAAVEDKNHSENVSRVLYPDDSTYSGRELRLRQEYFLVSATVQDILTRHWTMHQTFDNLADKIAIHLNDTHPVLAIPELMRLLVDEHKFTWDDAFEVTCQVFSYTNHTLMSEALETWPVDMIGKILPRHLQIIFDINDYFLKTIQEHYPDDWDLLSRISIIDENNGRQVRMAWLAVVISHKVNGVSELHSNLMVQSLFADFARLFPGRFCNKTNGVTPRRWLALANPSLSGVLDETIGRTWRTDLSQLAEIKPQIDFPAFIEQVAEAKLENKKRLAEWVAKNLDIVLEPHALFDVQIKRIHEYKRQLLNVLHVITRYNRIKADPDADWVPRVNIFAGKAASAYYMAKHIIHLINDVAKVINSDPQVKNKLKVVFIPNYGVSIAQVIIPAADLSEQISLAGTEASGTSNMKFALNGALTIGTLDGANVEMREHVGEENIFIFGNTTPEVEALRQNGYNARQYYEEDEELRLALTQIATGVFSPQEPGRYRNIFDSLVNLGDHYQLLADYRSYVDTQDKVDALYRQPEEWQRRAALNIANMGYFSSDRTIQEYADEIWHISPIRL
- the glpD gene encoding glycerol-3-phosphate dehydrogenase, which codes for METKDLIVIGGGINGAGIAADAAGRGLSVLMLEAQDLACATSSASSKLIHGGLRYLEHYEFRLVSEALAEREVLLKMAPHIAFPMRFRLPHRPHLRPAWMIRIGLFMYDHLGKRTSLPGSKGLRFGADSVLKPEIVRGFEYSDCWVDDARLVVLNAQEVVKQGGEVRTRTRVTRAWREAGIWVVEAEDIDSGKTFTWRAKGLVNAAGPWVKQLFDDNLKLKSPYGIRLIKGSHIVVPRVHTQKQAYILQNEDHRIVFVIPWMDEFSIIGTTDVEYKGDPQNVQIDDKETDYLLQVYNAHFKQVLTRDDIVWSYSGVRPLCDDESDSPQAITRDYTLDVHDESGQAPLLSVFGGKLTTYRKLAEHAMEKLAKYYPNAGPAWTKSCVLPGGDIAGTREDYAASLRRRYPFITEGMARHFARTYGSNSELFLKEAKSLEDLGENFGHDFYEAELRYLVQYEWVRKLDDAIWRRTKQGMWLDEAQQSRIAAWLETHGKKPSLSLAS
- the glpE gene encoding thiosulfate sulfurtransferase GlpE, giving the protein MEQFECISAQQAQAHLQQGQAILVDIRDPQSFEAAHASGAFHLTNGSLNNFLQQTDFETPVLVMCYHGNSSKGAAQYLIGQGFEQVYSIDGGFDAWRAQFPQLVESELS
- the glpG gene encoding rhomboid family intramembrane serine protease GlpG produces the protein MRRITDFTNPRLAQAFVDYMATRGVKLHLEQQQHYTVWLDDESKAELVENELAQFIRDPFHPRYQAASWQTGNTAGGLRYPRSSVMANIRERAGPLTLTIIFACIVVYILMQVVGDRTVMYWLAWPNGSTQYFQIWRWFSHALLHFSLLHIVFNLLWWWYIGGAVEKRLGSGKLFVITLVSALLSGWLQAKFSGIWFGGLSGVVYALMGYAWLRGERDPESGIFLERGLMAFAILWLVIGYFGAFGLAIANAAHVAGLVVGLAMALVDTYHLKRR
- a CDS encoding DeoR/GlpR family transcriptional regulator, yielding MKQTQRHDAIIELVRRQGYVSTEELVEHFDVSPQTIRRDLNDLADQNKIQRHHGGAALPSSSENTAWQDRKMMWSAQKARIAQRVASQIPDGATLFIDIGTTPEAVAHALMNHNNLRVVTNNLNVALLLMSKPDFRVIIAGGEVRTRDGGVMGEATLDFISQFRLDYGILGISGIDMDGSLLEFDYHEVRTKRAIIENSRCVMLVTDHSKFGRNAMVNLGNMDLIDYLFTDEVPPAGVMKVIEQHEVHLELC
- the malT gene encoding HTH-type transcriptional regulator MalT; protein product: MLIPSKLSRPLRLQNTIVRERLIARLANITHYRLALVTSPAGYGKTTLIAQWAADQSELGWYSLDESDNYPERFATYFMAAMQQATGGHCTRSEALAQKRQYASLSALFSQLFVELSDWHRPLFLVIDDYHLITNDAIHQAMRFFIRHQPENLTLVILSRNLPSLGIANLRVREQLLEINSQSLAFTHQEAKSFFDCRLQRPIDADDSQRLCDEVAGWATALQLIALSARQSNTPTHQSAQRLAGINASHLSDYLVDEVLDSVDETTRNFLLRSSVLRSMNDALITRITGEENAQLRLEETERQGLFLQRMDDSGEWFNFHPLFASFLRQRCQWEMGGEQKKLHRSAAEGWMALGFAGEAIHHALAANDTLLLRDILLHHAWSLFNHSELALLEEGLKALPWQLLVENPRLILLQAWLSQSQHRYGEVNMLLARAEQEMAMQQIAIDAILSAEFDALRAQVAINAGKPEEAERLANQALATLPLANYYSRIVATSVKGEVLHCQGQLEAALSMMQQTDRMARHYDICHYALWALLQQSEILLAQGFLQTAWETQEKAFTLINEEGLEQLPMHEFLLRIRAQLLWSWSHLDDAEAAARKGLRVLTNFQPQQQLQCLAMLAKCALARGDMDNARRHLVRCENLLGNGQYHSDWVTNADKSRVLYWQMTQDKTAAANWLRLTPKPDHADNHFLQGQWRNIARAQILLGHFAEAEVVLDELNENARRLNLVSDLNRNLLLLNLLYWQTDRKSAAQLALIEALALANRTGFVSHFVIEGEAMAQQLRQLLQLNTLPELEQRRAQRILRDINQHHRHKFAHFDESFVTRLLTHPQVPELIRTSPLTQREWQVLGLIYSGYSNDQIAGELDVAPTTIKTHIRNLYQKLGVVHRQEAVQQAQQLLWLMGMGVAS